In Clostridium sp., one DNA window encodes the following:
- a CDS encoding LTA synthase family protein produces MKAKSEKIFHFIFNFIFNNVDIILFSVLIFIKLFKYSEAISPDYLYKAVILPIIASIAVLVSISLMFKEKSRVSFLYISNIVISCMLIADIMYYRYFKDITTLSAVRNAKLLVGVSDSVTNLFNFKDMFYILDVFILVPFERIYKRVKQNSLTFPKRMLSFIIVFAIGIGVNAKVLYGVSKSQPTLLTAMSNRIYLTKMIGNIDFHIVDAYNFISTNIKNSKKLPLERQNEIKSYFENNSKINGQATVIKGKYEGKNLIVIQVEALQEFVINKKVNGQEITPNLNRWIKKSMYFNNYYYQVAGGTTSDAEFMSNNSLYPAQSGAAYYTYSGNTYDSLGVALKNKGYYTAAFHGNTEGFWNRNVMYKAEGFDDFYGEHSFNVDEIIGLGLSDESFLKQSLDKMKKLKQPYYSFLVTLTSHFPYDAGEKYGDFDVGEYKGTFIGDYLRAIHYTDAQLGRYLDALEKDGILKNSVLAMYGDHFAIPKDKIDQLYKFENVSNQNDYSWFMYQKVPLIMHFPDGSNTGVVNHNYTCQMDLYPTLANLLNIENKYMLGKDMLNSKSGKVVFRNGSFIDGKNLYVSWSNSYYDLATGKPVQETAELRKEKDKYTKELQYSDDFLNHNLLKTFMNEDK; encoded by the coding sequence ATGAAGGCAAAGAGCGAAAAGATCTTTCACTTTATATTCAACTTTATATTTAACAATGTAGATATTATATTATTTAGTGTTCTCATTTTTATTAAATTATTCAAGTATTCTGAGGCTATTTCTCCAGACTATTTGTATAAGGCGGTTATATTGCCTATAATAGCTTCCATAGCTGTTCTGGTAAGTATTTCCCTGATGTTCAAGGAAAAATCCAGAGTCAGTTTTCTCTATATTTCCAACATAGTAATAAGTTGTATGCTTATTGCAGATATTATGTATTATAGATATTTCAAGGATATAACAACATTGTCTGCAGTGAGAAATGCCAAGCTGCTTGTTGGTGTATCGGACAGTGTAACCAATTTATTCAATTTTAAAGACATGTTTTATATACTGGATGTTTTTATATTGGTTCCATTTGAGAGAATCTATAAAAGGGTAAAGCAAAATTCCCTTACCTTTCCAAAGAGAATGTTAAGCTTTATAATTGTATTTGCAATTGGGATAGGTGTCAATGCAAAAGTACTGTATGGGGTTTCAAAAAGCCAGCCTACGCTATTGACTGCAATGAGCAATAGAATCTATCTTACTAAAATGATAGGAAATATAGACTTTCATATAGTGGATGCATATAACTTCATAAGTACAAATATAAAAAATTCTAAAAAACTTCCACTGGAAAGGCAGAATGAAATAAAGAGTTATTTTGAAAATAATAGTAAAATTAATGGACAGGCTACTGTAATAAAGGGAAAATACGAGGGAAAAAATTTAATAGTAATACAGGTGGAGGCACTGCAGGAATTTGTAATAAACAAGAAGGTAAATGGACAGGAAATAACTCCAAATTTGAATAGATGGATTAAAAAAAGCATGTATTTTAACAATTATTATTATCAGGTAGCAGGAGGTACTACTTCGGATGCCGAATTTATGTCAAACAATTCATTGTATCCTGCACAATCAGGAGCAGCCTACTATACTTACAGCGGCAATACCTATGATTCCCTGGGGGTTGCTTTAAAAAACAAAGGATACTATACTGCTGCATTTCATGGGAATACTGAAGGATTCTGGAACAGAAATGTAATGTACAAGGCTGAGGGATTTGACGATTTTTATGGAGAACACAGCTTCAATGTAGATGAAATAATAGGCCTGGGACTTAGTGATGAATCATTTTTAAAGCAGTCTCTTGACAAGATGAAAAAATTAAAACAGCCATATTATTCTTTTCTGGTAACCCTTACAAGCCATTTCCCGTATGATGCAGGAGAAAAATATGGTGACTTTGATGTAGGAGAGTATAAGGGTACTTTTATTGGAGATTATTTGAGGGCTATACACTATACTGATGCTCAACTGGGAAGGTATTTAGATGCTCTTGAAAAGGATGGTATACTTAAAAATTCAGTTTTGGCCATGTATGGAGATCATTTTGCAATACCAAAGGACAAAATTGACCAATTGTATAAATTTGAAAATGTAAGCAATCAAAATGATTATAGCTGGTTCATGTATCAGAAGGTTCCGCTTATAATGCATTTCCCTGATGGAAGCAATACTGGTGTTGTGAATCACAACTATACATGCCAAATGGATTTGTATCCTACTTTGGCAAATCTGCTTAATATTGAGAATAAATATATGCTTGGGAAGGATATGCTTAACAGCAAAAGTGGAAAAGTCGTATTCAGAAATGGTTCCTTTATAGATGGTAAAAATTTATATGTATCCTGGTCAAACAGTTACTATGATCTTGCTACGGGAAAGCCTGTTCAGGAAACTGCAGAGTTGAGGAAGGAAAAAGATAAATATACTAAGGAACTTCAGTATTCGGATGATTTTTTAAATCATAACTTATTGAAAACTTTTATGAATGAAGACAAATAA
- a CDS encoding AI-2E family transporter codes for MNFFTDFFSKESTKRALLFVAIILFFYTFQSLLNLFLLTFLFSYIMNSLQSFILRGFKKVTPAIENLITSILYAALFSSIIFIIVKYIPQLINQTKSLVSYFSELQFTDNDSSDIIQKYLVDMLGQIDIKSYIKSGFNASIQLVSDIGKWSINIFISIMLSMFFLLEKRTLAEFTKKFEHSKISGLYKYLVFFGKNFLNSFGKVVQAQLVIAFVNTILSVIMLSILDFPQLLTLGFMIFVLSLIPVAGVIISLVPLSLIAFNIGGLTKVVYVLIMVAIIHCIESYILNPKLMSSKVKIPIFFTFIILIVSEHILGVWGLLIGIPLFMFILDLLNVKIHD; via the coding sequence ATGAACTTTTTTACAGATTTTTTTTCAAAAGAATCTACAAAGAGAGCACTTCTATTTGTAGCCATAATATTATTTTTCTATACATTTCAGTCTCTATTAAATTTATTTCTGCTTACTTTTTTATTTTCCTACATAATGAACAGTCTTCAATCATTTATATTAAGAGGATTTAAAAAAGTAACTCCTGCCATTGAGAATTTAATTACATCAATACTGTATGCTGCATTATTTTCATCTATCATATTTATAATAGTAAAATATATTCCTCAGCTCATAAATCAGACGAAATCACTTGTAAGCTATTTTTCCGAGCTTCAGTTCACTGATAATGACAGTTCAGACATAATTCAAAAATATTTGGTAGACATGTTAGGTCAAATAGATATTAAAAGTTACATAAAGTCCGGTTTTAATGCATCCATACAATTGGTATCAGATATCGGGAAATGGAGTATCAACATATTCATATCAATTATGTTGAGTATGTTTTTCCTTCTGGAAAAAAGGACACTGGCTGAATTTACAAAAAAATTCGAACATAGCAAGATATCCGGATTATATAAATACCTTGTTTTCTTTGGAAAAAATTTTTTGAATTCTTTCGGTAAGGTAGTTCAGGCTCAATTAGTAATAGCTTTTGTAAACACAATTTTATCAGTGATAATGCTGTCCATATTAGACTTTCCACAGCTTTTAACCCTTGGATTCATGATATTCGTACTCAGCCTCATACCTGTAGCCGGAGTTATAATATCACTTGTTCCGCTGTCTCTCATAGCCTTTAATATAGGTGGATTGACCAAAGTTGTATATGTACTCATCATGGTAGCCATAATACACTGTATAGAAAGCTATATACTGAATCCAAAGCTCATGTCATCAAAAGTAAAAATACCGATATTTTTTACTTTTATAATATTGATAGTTTCAGAACACATACTTGGAGTATGGGGTCTCCTCATTGGAATACCTTTATTCATGTTTATACTTGATCTTTTAAATGTAAAAATACATGATTAA
- a CDS encoding GntR family transcriptional regulator, whose amino-acid sequence MKTEFDPNIPIYKQIMDGVKRSIVSAEVKPGDKLLSIREMSEKLKVNPNTIQRAYQELERLGITYTQRGMGNFVKEDVGMVKRLKEEMAEKIIERFIDGMRNIGFTNSEIVSIVKDKIENENTEEEGK is encoded by the coding sequence ATGAAAACTGAATTTGATCCTAATATACCTATATACAAGCAGATAATGGATGGAGTTAAAAGAAGTATAGTATCTGCTGAAGTAAAGCCAGGTGACAAGCTCCTATCTATAAGGGAGATGTCTGAAAAACTTAAAGTTAATCCGAATACTATTCAAAGAGCTTATCAGGAGTTAGAAAGACTGGGTATTACATATACTCAGAGGGGAATGGGAAATTTTGTTAAAGAGGATGTGGGTATGGTGAAAAGATTGAAAGAAGAAATGGCAGAAAAAATAATAGAAAGGTTTATAGATGGAATGAGAAATATAGGATTTACAAATTCGGAAATAGTTAGTATAGTCAAGGACAAGATTGAAAATGAAAATACTGAAGAGGAGGGCAAATAG
- a CDS encoding ABC transporter ATP-binding protein has translation METLLKCSNLKKIYFNKKALDGLDIEIAKGRIVGLLGPNGSGKTTFLKIAAGILKQSSGEILIDNNKPGIITKAEVSYLPDKDYLFKWMKIKDAINFFNDMYKDFDYEKAVKLLEFMNLDMDSRVKTLSKGMSEKLYLTLVLSRNAKLYILDEPLGGVDPTTRQKILDAILNIYDKESSILITTHLVSDIERLFNDVIFISEGKKILSGDAEELRSERGKSIDEIYREVFK, from the coding sequence ATGGAAACTTTGCTTAAATGCTCAAATTTGAAAAAGATATACTTTAATAAAAAAGCCCTGGATGGACTGGATATAGAGATAGCAAAAGGAAGGATAGTTGGCCTTCTTGGACCGAATGGAAGTGGAAAGACAACATTTCTTAAAATTGCAGCTGGAATATTGAAGCAGAGTTCAGGAGAAATACTTATAGATAATAATAAACCTGGAATTATTACAAAAGCAGAAGTTTCATATCTTCCTGACAAAGATTATCTGTTCAAATGGATGAAAATAAAGGATGCCATTAATTTTTTTAATGACATGTATAAGGATTTTGACTATGAAAAAGCCGTAAAGCTTCTTGAATTTATGAATCTTGATATGGATAGCAGAGTGAAGACACTTTCAAAGGGAATGAGTGAAAAACTGTATTTGACTTTGGTTCTCTCAAGAAACGCAAAATTGTATATACTTGATGAACCTCTTGGAGGTGTTGATCCTACCACAAGACAAAAAATACTTGATGCCATACTGAATATATATGACAAGGAAAGTTCAATACTCATAACAACACATCTTGTAAGTGATATAGAAAGATTGTTTAATGATGTTATCTTTATATCGGAAGGAAAAAAAATATTGTCCGGTGATGCCGAAGAACTCAGGTCAGAACGTGGTAAATCAATAGATGAAATATACAGGGAGGTATTCAAATAA
- a CDS encoding DegV family protein: protein MEKIALITDSTSDLPEEIVKRYNIYIMHYRIIYKDREYRDKIDINPDYVYKNLHIEIPTSSIPPVDEMENTFSLLEKQGYTNAIIVTLSSGLTGFYNGIKLVSGNHPNIKTHIVDSKSISVGEGIIIMECAKLIEKGMNFDDIVKSIPSIKKRINLFFIVGTLEYLKKGGRIGKVAGTIGELLNIKPIISVDSSDGKYYTYDKVRGRKKSLNRMIEIAYKILNMKKCNLYVVHGFALEEARNVFERVKRHSNIISSKFCGSISPVAGAHSGPGLVGMLLFEEE from the coding sequence TTGGAAAAAATAGCTTTGATAACGGATTCAACCAGCGATTTGCCGGAGGAGATAGTAAAAAGATATAATATCTACATAATGCATTATAGAATAATATATAAAGACAGAGAATACAGAGACAAGATAGATATAAATCCTGATTATGTTTACAAGAATTTACACATAGAAATTCCAACATCGTCCATACCGCCTGTAGATGAAATGGAAAATACATTTAGTCTTCTTGAAAAACAAGGATATACCAATGCAATAATTGTAACTTTGTCAAGTGGTTTAACAGGATTTTATAATGGAATAAAGCTTGTAAGTGGAAATCATCCAAATATAAAAACTCATATAGTTGATTCCAAGTCCATATCCGTTGGAGAGGGTATTATAATTATGGAATGTGCGAAGTTAATAGAAAAAGGAATGAATTTTGATGATATAGTAAAAAGCATTCCATCCATAAAGAAGAGGATAAATTTGTTTTTTATAGTCGGTACCCTGGAATATTTAAAGAAAGGAGGAAGAATTGGAAAAGTTGCTGGAACTATAGGTGAACTTTTAAATATAAAGCCTATTATATCCGTGGACAGTAGTGATGGAAAATATTATACATATGATAAAGTAAGAGGAAGAAAGAAGTCTCTAAACAGAATGATAGAAATAGCATATAAAATTTTGAATATGAAAAAATGCAACTTATATGTCGTGCATGGGTTTGCACTTGAGGAAGCACGAAATGTATTTGAAAGAGTGAAGAGACACTCCAATATAATTTCATCAAAGTTTTGCGGCTCTATAAGCCCGGTGGCGGGAGCCCACAGTGGACCTGGTCTTGTCGGAATGCTGCTTTTTGAAGAAGAATAA
- a CDS encoding PadR family transcriptional regulator, translating to MDRPKFTKSTKEQEKMLYREYKKKLENLKKIKKERESVGQVFTKGLLPLYVMYILSLGPTNGNEVSHKIGERTDGRWIPSTGGIYPILKKLEKNNMVEGRWDDSNKKMQKIYYLTDIGNAELEHRKYLLKNKIEEALEVFEIVYRDLYGEGD from the coding sequence ATGGATAGGCCTAAATTTACTAAAAGTACCAAAGAACAGGAGAAGATGTTGTACAGGGAGTACAAAAAAAAGCTGGAGAATCTAAAAAAAATAAAAAAAGAGCGTGAATCAGTAGGTCAGGTATTTACAAAAGGGCTTCTTCCTTTGTATGTTATGTACATTTTAAGTCTGGGACCAACCAATGGAAACGAAGTATCACATAAAATCGGGGAAAGAACGGATGGAAGGTGGATTCCAAGTACAGGTGGAATTTATCCGATTTTAAAAAAACTTGAGAAAAATAATATGGTGGAAGGCAGATGGGATGATTCAAATAAAAAAATGCAGAAGATATATTATTTGACGGATATAGGAAATGCAGAACTTGAGCATAGAAAATATCTTTTGAAAAACAAGATAGAGGAGGCACTTGAGGTATTTGAAATAGTATATAGGGATTTGTATGGAGAAGGAGATTGA
- a CDS encoding TerC family protein — MENLTAFAVSVLQITLLDIVLSGDNIGVIALATRNLPKKHAKAASLIGVIAAVVLRIIFACLITYILVIEWLPIRLIGGIILIYITFNFIKPEQKNGDNNDIHINSSNKFMGAILSIVAADATMSLDNVLAIASVADGNTILIIFGLILNIPIIFFGSQFVATLMKRYPIVTYIGAAVLAHTSFKLVFEDNLTKNLLSSTMVNIISYGAAILTIAYGIYSINRSRNYSFKEYREYEKQKEKKRKVN; from the coding sequence ATGGAAAATCTAACCGCTTTTGCAGTAAGTGTTCTGCAAATTACTCTTCTGGATATAGTATTAAGTGGTGACAACATAGGTGTTATTGCACTTGCCACCAGAAATCTACCAAAAAAGCATGCAAAAGCAGCCTCCCTGATTGGAGTTATTGCTGCTGTAGTTTTAAGGATAATATTTGCCTGCCTGATAACTTACATTTTGGTAATAGAATGGCTTCCCATAAGACTTATAGGGGGAATTATATTAATATATATCACTTTTAATTTTATAAAACCCGAACAAAAAAATGGTGACAATAATGATATACATATAAACTCTTCGAATAAATTTATGGGCGCAATTCTCAGCATAGTAGCTGCGGATGCAACCATGAGCCTGGATAATGTCCTTGCAATAGCCAGCGTTGCAGACGGGAATACCATACTTATAATATTTGGTCTGATTCTGAATATACCTATTATATTTTTCGGCAGTCAGTTTGTAGCCACTCTAATGAAGCGATATCCAATAGTTACCTATATAGGTGCTGCCGTGCTTGCACATACATCTTTCAAACTGGTTTTTGAGGACAACCTGACTAAAAATCTCTTGTCATCCACTATGGTAAATATAATAAGTTATGGTGCCGCCATATTGACTATAGCTTATGGAATCTATAGCATAAATAGATCAAGAAACTACTCATTTAAAGAATACAGAGAATATGAAAAACAAAAAGAGAAAAAAAGAAAAGTAAATTAG
- a CDS encoding ATP-dependent Clp protease adaptor ClpS — translation MSLEVKATEDTKSKIKLEKPRLYKVVIYNDDYTTMNFVIEVLMKIFMKQLEEATRIMYDVHKRGIGIAGIYCYDIAQTKMIQAMDMAKNSGFPLKFSMEEE, via the coding sequence ATGAGTTTGGAAGTTAAAGCTACTGAAGATACAAAATCCAAAATCAAGTTGGAGAAACCTAGATTATACAAAGTTGTTATATATAATGATGATTATACTACCATGAATTTTGTAATTGAAGTTTTGATGAAGATATTTATGAAACAGCTGGAAGAGGCTACTAGGATAATGTATGATGTACATAAACGGGGGATTGGAATTGCAGGAATCTACTGCTATGATATAGCTCAAACGAAAATGATTCAGGCTATGGATATGGCAAAAAACAGTGGATTTCCACTGAAATTTAGTATGGAAGAGGAATAG
- the clpA gene encoding ATP-dependent Clp protease ATP-binding subunit ClpA: protein MKLDKIVNEIINAAYDEAKYCKHEYFTPEHILYASLFFLEGIDIIEGCGGNVQDIKRDLMQYFNDHIDTIDKGEPVETVSLQNIITSAGEHVLASEKEVIRLGDIFISIYDEEKSFASYYLKKQGIKRIDILNYITHGISEKGAEYNEKNESKYNFESDLQSANIKMEDFTVELTQKARKGEIDPLIGRDEILNRTMQVLTRRTKNNPIHVGEPGVGKTAITEGLAKLIADDRVPSKLKNSRIYSLDMGSILAGTKYRGDFEERIKNILNTIQKQDKSIVYIDEIHTIIGAGSVSGSSLDAANILKPFLTSGKIKFIGATTYDEYKKIFEKDRALSRRFQKIEVPEPSIEETYKILTGIKGQYEKFHNVTYTEDALSVAVELSAKYINDRFLPDKAIDVIDETAAYSRLHSETDDNILISKEDIEKTVSLIAKIPQESVSKDECAILKNLETTLKNKIFSQDKAITSLTRAIKRSRAGFNDENKTIANLLFVGPTGVGKTEITKQLAKAMGIPLIRFDMSEYQEKHTVARLIGSPPGYVGYEEGGLLTDSIKKTPYCVLLLDEIEKAHPDVLNVLLQLMDYATLTDNTGRKTDFKNVILIMTSNAGARSVGKPLVGFGNRVMERDAIDDAVEKAFSPEFRNRLDDIIVFNAIDKNMAYLVAKKVLGEFEDKLKTKRINVEITERCYDFLASKGISMEYGAREIIRIVNQEIKPYFVDRVLFDEDVRNNTIIDAQDGKIKII from the coding sequence ATGAAACTGGATAAAATAGTAAATGAAATTATAAATGCTGCCTATGACGAGGCAAAATACTGTAAACACGAATATTTTACTCCCGAACATATTCTATATGCATCTCTGTTCTTTTTAGAAGGAATAGATATTATAGAAGGATGCGGTGGTAATGTACAGGATATAAAAAGGGATCTCATGCAGTATTTCAATGATCACATAGATACTATCGACAAAGGGGAGCCTGTTGAAACTGTTTCTCTTCAAAATATAATTACTTCTGCAGGTGAACATGTCCTTGCTTCTGAAAAGGAAGTCATACGATTGGGGGATATATTCATATCCATATATGACGAGGAGAAAAGTTTTGCCAGTTACTATTTAAAAAAGCAGGGAATAAAGAGAATAGATATATTGAACTATATAACTCATGGAATCTCTGAAAAGGGTGCAGAATACAATGAAAAGAATGAGTCAAAATACAATTTTGAAAGTGACCTTCAGAGCGCAAATATCAAAATGGAGGATTTCACGGTGGAACTTACTCAAAAAGCCAGAAAAGGAGAAATTGACCCACTAATTGGAAGAGACGAAATATTAAACAGAACCATGCAGGTATTGACAAGAAGAACAAAAAACAATCCAATCCATGTAGGTGAACCGGGAGTAGGGAAAACTGCCATCACAGAGGGGCTTGCAAAGTTGATTGCAGATGACAGAGTACCTTCAAAACTGAAAAACAGCAGGATATATTCTCTTGACATGGGATCAATACTTGCAGGTACAAAATACAGGGGAGATTTTGAAGAGAGGATAAAAAATATATTGAACACAATACAAAAACAGGATAAATCCATTGTGTACATAGATGAAATACATACAATAATAGGTGCAGGATCGGTATCTGGAAGTTCACTTGATGCAGCAAATATTCTAAAACCATTTTTAACCAGCGGCAAGATTAAATTTATAGGGGCTACTACCTATGATGAATATAAAAAAATATTTGAAAAAGACAGAGCCCTGTCGAGAAGATTTCAAAAGATAGAAGTTCCTGAGCCATCTATAGAGGAAACTTATAAAATACTTACTGGTATCAAGGGTCAGTATGAGAAATTTCATAATGTAACCTACACTGAGGATGCCTTGAGTGTTGCAGTGGAGCTTTCTGCAAAATACATAAATGATAGGTTCCTCCCGGATAAAGCTATAGATGTAATAGATGAAACTGCAGCATATTCGAGACTCCATTCGGAAACTGATGACAATATATTAATTTCAAAAGAAGATATAGAGAAAACAGTTTCCTTGATTGCAAAGATCCCACAGGAAAGTGTATCCAAGGATGAATGTGCCATATTAAAAAATCTGGAAACTACTCTTAAAAATAAAATATTCAGCCAGGATAAGGCTATAACTTCACTGACAAGAGCCATAAAAAGATCAAGAGCCGGTTTTAATGATGAAAACAAGACAATTGCGAACCTTCTGTTTGTAGGGCCCACAGGTGTTGGAAAAACTGAAATAACAAAACAGCTTGCAAAAGCAATGGGAATTCCACTTATAAGATTTGATATGAGTGAATATCAGGAAAAACATACCGTAGCCAGACTTATAGGTTCTCCTCCAGGTTATGTAGGATATGAAGAAGGCGGACTGCTGACGGATTCTATAAAAAAGACTCCTTATTGTGTTCTGCTTCTCGATGAAATAGAGAAAGCTCATCCTGACGTATTAAATGTACTTCTTCAGCTTATGGATTATGCTACACTTACAGACAATACCGGAAGAAAAACTGATTTTAAAAATGTCATACTCATAATGACGTCCAATGCAGGTGCAAGATCTGTCGGAAAGCCACTTGTGGGATTTGGGAACAGGGTTATGGAAAGAGATGCCATAGATGATGCCGTTGAGAAAGCATTCTCACCTGAATTCAGAAACAGGCTTGATGATATTATAGTATTTAATGCCATTGACAAGAATATGGCTTATCTAGTTGCCAAAAAAGTACTGGGTGAATTCGAAGATAAGCTCAAGACAAAGAGAATAAATGTAGAGATTACTGAAAGATGTTATGACTTTCTGGCATCAAAGGGAATATCCATGGAATATGGTGCAAGAGAGATAATAAGGATAGTGAATCAGGAAATAAAACCTTACTTTGTGGACAGAGTATTATTTGATGAAGATGTTCGTAATAATACAATTATAGATGCACAGGACGGAAAGATAAAGATTATATAG
- a CDS encoding YibE/F family protein: MFRLSKKIIAILVAVVSVLFISSGVIASSTNSSSENKPVHGKVVKIHNTSESLKKNSIRYLYVDVKITSGEMKGKVITVQNSVSGKINDESSNTQSFARVGDNVLVNIDKYKSGDPSSAYIYEIVRYRYLYELGAVFVILLIVIGGFKGFKSVITLAITGFAIVKVLIPLVMQGFNPIFVATAICLFLIVVNLTIISGRNEKTLAAIIGTSGGVVIAGAIALFSNSILRVSGLTDDEMQTIIYTVQNANFNFSGLLFAEIIMGALGAVMDTSISIASAIKELKDARQDMNMKELVKSGMNVGKDIMGSMSNTLILAYAGGAMYLMIMIASYSYTTSISTAINQDVIAAEVLKALAGSIGLIFAIPITAFAASFLITRKKKKVQYDKSPGVDELYDKFKSLFFKDKKDENS; this comes from the coding sequence ATATTTAGGTTAAGTAAAAAAATCATTGCCATATTAGTTGCAGTAGTGAGTGTACTGTTTATATCTTCCGGGGTTATTGCATCTTCTACAAACAGTAGTTCAGAAAATAAGCCGGTTCACGGTAAAGTTGTCAAGATACATAATACATCGGAATCCTTGAAGAAAAATTCAATAAGATATTTATATGTAGATGTAAAGATAACCTCGGGAGAAATGAAGGGTAAGGTAATTACAGTCCAGAATTCAGTAAGTGGAAAAATAAATGATGAAAGCAGCAATACCCAGAGTTTTGCAAGAGTAGGCGACAATGTACTTGTAAATATAGACAAATACAAAAGTGGAGATCCAAGTAGTGCATATATATATGAAATTGTAAGATACAGATATTTATATGAACTAGGTGCAGTGTTTGTAATTCTGCTTATTGTCATTGGAGGATTTAAGGGGTTTAAGTCCGTAATAACCCTTGCAATAACCGGTTTTGCCATAGTAAAGGTACTTATTCCCCTTGTAATGCAGGGATTTAATCCTATTTTTGTAGCTACGGCAATATGTTTGTTTTTGATTGTAGTAAATCTCACCATAATAAGCGGCAGAAATGAGAAAACACTGGCTGCAATTATAGGTACTTCAGGTGGGGTTGTGATTGCTGGTGCCATAGCGCTGTTCTCCAATTCAATTTTAAGAGTGAGCGGACTTACTGATGATGAAATGCAGACCATAATATATACTGTACAAAATGCAAATTTCAATTTTTCGGGTTTATTGTTTGCTGAAATAATAATGGGAGCATTGGGAGCAGTTATGGATACAAGCATATCAATTGCATCTGCAATAAAGGAGTTAAAGGATGCAAGACAGGATATGAACATGAAGGAACTTGTGAAGTCAGGAATGAATGTAGGAAAGGACATTATGGGAAGCATGTCAAATACGCTTATACTTGCCTATGCTGGTGGTGCCATGTACCTTATGATAATGATAGCTTCCTATTCATATACAACATCCATATCCACTGCCATAAATCAGGATGTAATAGCGGCAGAAGTTCTTAAGGCACTTGCAGGAAGTATAGGGCTCATATTTGCAATACCCATAACTGCATTTGCGGCATCATTTTTAATTACCAGAAAGAAGAAAAAGGTTCAGTATGATAAAAGCCCCGGAGTGGATGAATTATATGACAAATTCAAGAGCCTATTCTTCAAGGACAAAAAAGATGAAAATTCATAG
- the rlmH gene encoding 23S rRNA (pseudouridine(1915)-N(3))-methyltransferase RlmH, which yields MNITLVTVGRLKEKYLKDAVGEYTKRLSRYCKITIIELQDEKVPDNASEKDKEIIKDREGKRVLKHINSNMYIVVLDLNGNMITSEEFSRFIGNLALKGNSSIAFVIGGSLGISREILYKANYRLCFSQMTFPHQLFRVMLLEQIYRGFRILKGEPYHK from the coding sequence ATGAATATAACATTGGTTACAGTTGGAAGGCTGAAAGAAAAATACTTAAAGGATGCAGTAGGAGAATATACCAAAAGATTATCCAGATACTGTAAAATAACTATAATAGAACTTCAAGATGAAAAAGTTCCTGATAATGCCTCGGAAAAGGATAAAGAAATTATTAAAGACAGAGAGGGAAAAAGGGTACTAAAACATATAAATAGCAATATGTATATAGTAGTACTTGATTTAAATGGAAATATGATTACATCAGAAGAATTTTCAAGGTTTATTGGGAATCTTGCTTTAAAGGGAAACAGCAGCATTGCTTTTGTAATAGGGGGCTCCCTCGGTATTTCCAGGGAAATTTTATATAAAGCCAATTATAGGCTCTGTTTTTCACAGATGACATTCCCTCATCAGCTTTTCAGGGTAATGCTTCTCGAGCAGATTTACAGGGGATTTAGGATATTGAAAGGAGAACCTTACCATAAATGA
- a CDS encoding putative holin-like toxin has protein sequence MSNDILMLLFEAGLFLISLLTFIVLLIKEIKK, from the coding sequence ATGAGTAATGACATCTTAATGTTACTTTTTGAAGCAGGATTATTCCTCATTTCATTGTTAACATTTATAGTTTTACTTATTAAAGAAATAAAAAAATAG